In a single window of the Olivibacter sp. SDN3 genome:
- the rodA gene encoding rod shape-determining protein RodA: MNQTRKIYGGSIDWLTVFIWLALCIIGWFNIHAAVFDPMHSSLVSLSTNYGKQFLYIIVCVLVACAIMIIDGKFYNYVSPLLYAITLILLVAVLIVGRNVGGNQAWIPIGTFRLQPSEFAKLGSCLLLARYLSSHSNKTPNTGTLLVGTIILLVPIILIMLQPDTGSALTFFALVLVFYREGYVSGQLLAFAFVCIVLFILTLLFSQWYIIGILASLCALGAYLFKRSRKAIPSAVILFVASTLFVLSVDFAYEHILQSHQRNRIDVILGKVDDPRGQGYNLNQSKIAIGSGQLFGKGYLQGTQTKYNFVPEQSTDFIFCTVGEEWGFIGSVIIVLLYLGLLLRIIQMAERQRSSFARVYGYGVASIFFFHFFINIGMTIGIVPVIGIPLPFLSYGGSSLLSFTMLLFILLKFDSNRKGVV, from the coding sequence ATGAATCAAACACGCAAAATATATGGTGGCTCTATTGATTGGTTAACTGTTTTTATTTGGTTAGCGCTCTGCATCATCGGATGGTTCAATATCCATGCGGCAGTTTTTGACCCCATGCACTCCAGTCTCGTAAGCTTAAGTACCAATTATGGTAAACAATTTCTATATATCATTGTGTGTGTTTTGGTGGCTTGTGCGATTATGATCATTGACGGCAAGTTTTACAATTACGTCTCACCCTTACTGTATGCCATTACACTGATTCTACTGGTAGCCGTTTTAATTGTCGGAAGAAATGTTGGTGGTAACCAGGCATGGATACCTATCGGAACCTTCAGGCTACAGCCCTCTGAGTTTGCAAAACTTGGTTCCTGTTTATTGCTCGCGAGATACCTAAGTTCACATAGTAATAAAACACCCAATACAGGAACACTTCTGGTAGGAACTATTATTCTTCTAGTACCGATCATACTCATCATGCTTCAACCAGATACCGGCTCGGCACTTACTTTCTTCGCTTTGGTACTTGTATTCTACAGAGAAGGTTACGTATCCGGACAGTTGCTAGCTTTCGCTTTTGTTTGCATTGTTCTTTTTATTCTGACACTTCTTTTTTCACAGTGGTATATTATCGGCATATTGGCGTCATTATGTGCACTTGGTGCTTATCTATTTAAAAGGAGCAGGAAAGCCATCCCTTCAGCAGTCATTCTATTTGTGGCATCCACTTTATTTGTGCTCTCAGTAGACTTCGCTTATGAACATATCTTACAATCACATCAAAGAAACCGTATCGATGTGATACTCGGAAAGGTTGACGACCCCAGAGGACAGGGCTATAACCTCAATCAATCAAAAATTGCGATAGGGTCCGGCCAACTTTTTGGTAAAGGTTACCTCCAAGGTACACAAACTAAATACAATTTCGTGCCCGAACAAAGTACGGATTTCATTTTTTGTACCGTAGGAGAAGAATGGGGCTTTATTGGTTCGGTGATCATTGTGCTATTGTACCTTGGGCTACTGCTACGTATTATACAAATGGCCGAACGCCAGAGGTCTTCCTTTGCACGGGTATATGGCTATGGCGTAGCATCTATTTTTTTCTTCCATTTTTTTATTAATATCGGAATGACAATAGGTATTGTTCCGGTAATTGGGATCCCATTGCCCTTTTTGAGCTACGGCGGCTCATCATTATTAAGTTTTACGATGCTTCTTTTTATTCTGCTGAAGTTTGACTCCAATAGAAAAGGGGTAGTATAA
- a CDS encoding peroxiredoxin: MVNKIYYTAYILFVIITGMTACSFAQTNKVPKEMPEFTFYTVEKDVPFTKNSVKSNDNNNIAILFFDPGCSHCQQEVLGLGKNYDRIKNINLYLVAMQEKNLINAFMAMYGGELRGKKNVTLLHDKNYEFIGKFKPTQYPATFVYGPDKKLKDYWDGEKKLQDIIQALNK; encoded by the coding sequence ATGGTTAACAAAATATACTATACCGCGTACATACTTTTCGTGATTATTACAGGAATGACAGCCTGCAGTTTTGCACAAACCAATAAGGTACCAAAAGAAATGCCCGAATTCACCTTCTATACCGTAGAAAAGGATGTTCCTTTTACCAAAAACAGCGTCAAATCCAATGACAACAACAATATAGCTATCTTATTTTTTGATCCGGGATGCAGTCATTGCCAACAAGAGGTACTTGGTTTAGGAAAGAACTATGATCGTATTAAAAATATCAATCTCTATCTCGTGGCCATGCAGGAGAAAAATCTTATAAATGCTTTCATGGCCATGTACGGTGGAGAACTGAGAGGAAAGAAAAATGTGACACTGCTTCACGATAAGAATTATGAGTTTATCGGAAAATTCAAACCCACCCAATATCCTGCAACCTTTGTTTATGGTCCAGATAAAAAACTAAAAGATTATTGGGACGGTGAAAAAAAACTACAAGACATCATACAAGCGTTGAACAAATAA
- a CDS encoding rod shape-determining protein yields MGLFNWFTQEVAIDLGTANTLIIHNDKVVVDEPSIVAFDRTTNKVIAIGRQAMQMEGKTHDNIKTVRPLKDGVIADFNAAEYMIRGMIKMVNNGKGWFFPSLRMVICIPSGITEVEKRAVRDSAEIAGAKEVYLIHEPMAAAVGIGIDVEEPMGNMIIDIGGGTTEIAVIALSGIVCDQSIRVAGDNFDADIVQYIRRQHNIMIGDRTAEKIKIEVGAALPELQDPPADFAVQGRDLMTGVPKQITVSYTEIAHCLDKSISKIEEAILKALEITPPELSADIYQTGIYLTGGGALLRGLDKRVQAKTKLPVHVAEDPLRAVVRGTGIALKNIGGYKFLMQ; encoded by the coding sequence ATGGGGTTATTTAACTGGTTTACTCAAGAAGTTGCGATAGATTTAGGTACGGCAAATACGCTGATCATACATAACGATAAGGTTGTGGTAGACGAGCCAAGCATCGTGGCGTTCGATCGTACGACAAATAAAGTTATTGCCATTGGCAGACAAGCCATGCAAATGGAAGGAAAAACCCATGACAACATAAAAACCGTTAGACCCCTAAAGGATGGTGTGATAGCCGATTTCAATGCGGCAGAGTATATGATTCGGGGTATGATAAAAATGGTCAACAATGGTAAAGGGTGGTTCTTCCCATCACTACGCATGGTTATCTGCATTCCCTCTGGTATTACGGAAGTTGAAAAAAGAGCGGTTCGCGATTCAGCAGAAATTGCGGGAGCAAAGGAAGTATATCTTATACACGAGCCAATGGCAGCTGCCGTTGGAATAGGCATTGATGTAGAAGAACCTATGGGAAATATGATCATCGACATCGGTGGGGGTACTACGGAAATTGCGGTAATCGCGTTATCCGGAATTGTGTGTGATCAATCCATACGTGTTGCAGGAGATAACTTTGATGCAGACATTGTCCAATATATTAGACGTCAACACAATATTATGATTGGTGATCGTACGGCGGAAAAAATAAAAATTGAAGTTGGCGCAGCTTTACCTGAATTGCAAGATCCCCCTGCTGATTTCGCGGTGCAGGGACGTGACCTCATGACTGGTGTTCCTAAACAAATTACGGTTTCGTATACGGAAATAGCCCACTGCTTAGACAAATCTATTTCTAAGATTGAAGAAGCCATTTTAAAAGCTTTAGAAATTACACCTCCAGAATTATCGGCCGACATCTATCAGACAGGTATATATTTAACAGGGGGAGGTGCACTCTTACGCGGATTGGACAAGCGTGTCCAGGCCAAAACCAAGCTGCCCGTACACGTAGCAGAAGATCCGCTGAGGGCAGTTGTAAGGGGAACCGGCATTGCACTCAAGAACATTGGTGGGTATAAATTTTTGATGCAGTAA
- the mreC gene encoding rod shape-determining protein MreC, with protein sequence MRNLWIFISKYNNFFLFILFFGISFILVIRNNSFQRASTINSSNAFIGSIYQRIDNFTQYLNLKETNRYLSEENAFLRSQLKTSKYNTLVEQDSVLDTLGQTQYTYIVARIISNSVHQKNNYITINRGSEQGVKKGMGVISSHGIVGIVLNVSPHFATIQSLLHADSRISASLVGSNAFGSLVWGTENYEANKAVLRDIPNHVKVKPGEEVVTSGFSLFPPGVSIGKVIKSGKSGDSFLDIEVQLNNDFNTLQYVYIIEDKFADEKQKLEGDTLINE encoded by the coding sequence ATGCGAAACCTATGGATATTCATAAGTAAGTACAATAACTTCTTTTTGTTTATCCTCTTTTTTGGTATATCATTCATATTGGTGATAAGGAATAACAGCTTTCAGCGCGCCAGCACTATAAATTCCTCCAACGCTTTTATTGGTAGTATTTATCAAAGAATTGATAATTTCACACAGTACTTAAACTTAAAAGAAACCAACAGATACCTATCGGAAGAAAACGCCTTTTTAAGGAGTCAACTAAAAACTTCTAAATATAATACGCTAGTTGAACAGGATTCGGTACTCGATACTTTAGGACAAACACAGTACACCTACATTGTGGCCCGCATCATCAGCAACAGTGTTCACCAGAAAAACAACTATATTACCATCAATAGAGGAAGTGAGCAAGGTGTAAAAAAAGGCATGGGTGTGATCTCTTCCCATGGAATAGTAGGCATCGTCTTAAATGTTTCTCCTCATTTCGCTACCATTCAATCATTGTTACATGCCGATAGTAGAATAAGTGCTAGTTTAGTTGGTAGCAATGCATTTGGATCTTTGGTATGGGGCACCGAAAACTACGAAGCGAACAAAGCTGTATTACGGGATATTCCAAACCACGTAAAAGTTAAGCCTGGCGAAGAAGTGGTAACCTCAGGTTTCTCTTTGTTCCCCCCGGGTGTTTCTATTGGAAAAGTTATTAAATCGGGCAAAAGTGGCGATAGCTTTTTAGATATTGAAGTGCAATTAAACAATGATTTCAATACGCTTCAATATGTTTATATAATAGAAGATAAATTTGCAGATGAAAAGCAAAAGCTGGAAGGAGATACGTTAATCAATGAGTAG
- the purN gene encoding phosphoribosylglycinamide formyltransferase, translating into MKKRIAIFASGSGSNAQKIMEHFKYSQDAEVSLILTNNPDAYVLQRADNFEVPSHVFDRHDFYETDEVINLLKRMEIDLIVLAGFLWLVPATLLEAYPNKIINIHPALLPAYGGKGMYGDRVHKAVLANKESESGITIHFVNECFDEGEIIYQARFKIEEGDNLEMIKFKGQQLEHQHFPKIVEALLKRINSN; encoded by the coding sequence ATGAAAAAACGTATTGCCATTTTTGCTTCGGGATCTGGGTCAAACGCCCAAAAAATTATGGAACATTTCAAATATAGCCAAGATGCGGAAGTGTCTTTGATTTTGACTAACAATCCCGACGCTTATGTTTTACAACGAGCAGATAATTTCGAAGTTCCTTCACACGTTTTTGATCGACATGATTTTTATGAAACAGATGAGGTTATAAATCTGCTGAAACGTATGGAGATAGATCTGATTGTATTGGCGGGGTTCCTGTGGTTGGTGCCGGCTACGTTATTGGAAGCGTATCCAAATAAAATCATTAACATTCATCCAGCATTATTGCCTGCTTATGGGGGGAAAGGCATGTATGGTGATCGGGTTCACAAAGCTGTTCTTGCTAATAAAGAAAGTGAATCTGGTATAACTATTCATTTTGTGAATGAATGTTTTGACGAAGGAGAGATAATCTATCAGGCAAGGTTTAAGATAGAGGAAGGGGATAACCTGGAGATGATTAAATTTAAAGGCCAGCAATTAGAGCATCAGCATTTTCCCAAAATAGTAGAAGCATTATTAAAACGAATAAATAGCAATTAA
- a CDS encoding rod shape-determining protein MreD — translation MSRILLLNVVRFIVLIIAQVFLFKNMGYYNLATPYPYVLFLLMLPLGIPKWLLFIISFFTGLTVDAFYDTLGVNAAACITLAAIRTAFINITVQLDNHELFATPSMGEMSFRWFLIYSTVMVFSHHLVLLFLEAFTFSNFHYTFLSVILSCIFTILLILLFSLLFYRKSRR, via the coding sequence ATGAGTAGGATATTACTATTAAATGTTGTACGATTTATCGTTCTTATAATTGCACAGGTATTCCTTTTCAAAAATATGGGGTATTACAACCTAGCTACCCCTTACCCTTACGTATTATTCTTGTTAATGCTGCCACTGGGAATACCAAAATGGCTTTTATTTATTATTTCTTTTTTTACCGGTTTAACCGTTGATGCTTTTTATGATACGCTGGGCGTCAACGCTGCCGCGTGCATAACACTTGCAGCCATTCGAACGGCCTTTATCAACATCACTGTTCAACTAGATAATCATGAACTGTTTGCCACACCCAGTATGGGTGAGATGTCATTTAGATGGTTTCTGATTTACTCTACCGTGATGGTCTTTTCACATCATTTGGTCCTGCTCTTTTTAGAAGCATTTACATTTAGTAACTTCCACTATACATTCCTTAGTGTAATTTTAAGTTGTATATTTACGATACTTTTAATTTTACTTTTTTCTTTACTTTTTTACCGTAAAAGTAGGCGTTAA
- a CDS encoding DUF3857 domain-containing protein produces MLRIILLFSCFLAIADQLRAQDFSFGILTNEDLTTEKYSLDSISDAVVLREYGRTAFQFDDSKGEITLVFTHHKRVKIFNKEGVDHANIVIPLYKDGNRKEYIEDIKAVTINLKGKTKETLLDSKKIYTENYSKYLDLTKFTMPDIQDGSIIEFSYRLVSPRLYNFKTWEFQDRIPKLYSEYEAIIPATYNYNVVLRGTLKLSEQKSSLLREGFRLPGWPIDCSRMIYIMKNVPAFIEEDHMTAASNFKSAVYFELADVYLRSGSRHSYTKEWKNVDKELLLAKELGGQMKQRDEFKRLLPDLLKQTHDELSKAKAVYHFVNRHAQFMNTVHSADLSKVVFSLKEEP; encoded by the coding sequence ATGCTTAGGATTATTTTGCTATTTTCCTGTTTTCTTGCTATTGCAGATCAATTGCGAGCGCAGGATTTTTCTTTCGGCATTTTGACTAATGAAGATTTGACTACCGAAAAGTATTCGCTAGACAGTATTTCGGATGCTGTTGTGTTACGGGAATATGGACGTACTGCGTTTCAGTTTGATGATAGCAAGGGCGAAATAACGTTGGTTTTTACTCATCACAAGCGAGTGAAAATATTTAACAAAGAGGGAGTTGACCATGCTAATATTGTTATCCCATTGTATAAAGATGGCAATAGGAAAGAATATATTGAAGATATCAAGGCCGTAACTATTAATCTGAAAGGGAAAACAAAAGAAACGTTGTTGGATAGTAAAAAGATATATACTGAAAATTATAGCAAATATCTTGATTTAACGAAGTTTACTATGCCCGATATTCAAGACGGGAGCATCATAGAGTTTAGTTATCGCTTGGTCTCGCCTCGCTTATACAATTTTAAAACTTGGGAGTTTCAGGATAGGATCCCCAAATTGTATAGTGAGTACGAAGCCATTATACCTGCAACGTACAATTATAATGTGGTGTTAAGGGGAACGCTCAAACTCTCCGAACAAAAATCTTCTTTATTGAGAGAGGGGTTTAGGCTTCCAGGATGGCCAATAGATTGCTCCAGGATGATTTATATTATGAAAAACGTGCCGGCATTTATTGAGGAGGATCATATGACGGCGGCATCTAATTTCAAATCGGCAGTGTATTTTGAATTGGCAGATGTGTATCTGCGTAGCGGTTCAAGACATAGTTATACAAAAGAATGGAAAAATGTAGATAAAGAATTGCTTCTAGCTAAGGAGTTGGGTGGGCAGATGAAACAAAGGGACGAATTCAAAAGGCTTTTGCCCGATTTATTAAAACAAACCCATGATGAATTAAGTAAAGCAAAAGCAGTGTATCATTTTGTTAACAGGCATGCTCAATTTATGAATACCGTGCATAGTGCAGATTTAAGTAAGGTGGTTTTTTCATTGAAAGAAGAGCCATAA
- the purH gene encoding bifunctional phosphoribosylaminoimidazolecarboxamide formyltransferase/IMP cyclohydrolase, with protein MSHPVKIKNALVSVYYKDNLEPLIRLLDNYGVQLYSTGGTEKFIRDLNINVTPVEELTGYPSILGGRVKTLHPKIFGGILSRRELTEDREATNTYGIPEIDLVIVDLYPFEETVTSGASEEDIIEKIDIGGISLIRAAAKNYKDVVIIASRNDYSELEHILKENEGYTSLAQRKSFAKKAFNVSSHYDTAIFNYFNKEEPLEVFKYSEQTTKALRYGENPHQKGTFYGDLDAMFHKLNGKDLSYNNLVDIDAAVALIDEFEEPTFAILKHTNACGIASRDNLLDAWKDALACDPVSAFGGVLICNGTIDKETAEEINKLFFEVLIAPAFNEEALRILMGKKNRILLQRNHVKLPKTQFKTLLNGIIEQDKDSVIEHKELMSTVTDRIPSEEDYANMFFANKVVKHTKSNTIVFAKNNQLLASGVGQTSRVDALKQAIEKAKSFGFDLHGAAMASDAFFPFPDCVEIAADAGIMAVLQPGGSIKDKESIDMANKKGIAMVTTGIRHFKH; from the coding sequence ATGAGTCATCCTGTTAAAATCAAAAACGCGCTAGTTTCTGTATACTACAAAGATAATTTGGAACCCCTTATTAGGTTGTTGGATAACTATGGTGTACAACTTTATTCTACTGGAGGGACAGAAAAGTTCATCCGTGATCTGAACATTAATGTTACCCCTGTAGAAGAACTCACCGGTTACCCCTCTATATTGGGCGGAAGAGTAAAAACATTACATCCAAAAATTTTTGGCGGGATTTTGAGTCGAAGAGAATTAACAGAAGATAGAGAAGCAACCAATACATACGGCATTCCTGAAATTGATTTAGTTATTGTTGATCTATATCCTTTCGAAGAGACAGTGACTTCGGGTGCCTCTGAAGAAGATATTATTGAGAAAATTGATATTGGCGGCATTTCGCTGATACGTGCTGCGGCAAAAAACTATAAAGATGTGGTTATCATCGCTTCAAGAAATGACTATAGCGAACTAGAACATATACTAAAAGAAAACGAGGGGTATACCTCGTTAGCACAAAGAAAATCTTTTGCCAAAAAAGCCTTCAATGTTTCTTCTCATTATGACACCGCTATTTTTAACTATTTTAACAAAGAAGAACCACTAGAGGTTTTCAAATATAGTGAACAAACTACCAAAGCTCTCCGATACGGAGAGAATCCGCATCAAAAAGGAACCTTCTACGGCGATCTGGATGCCATGTTCCACAAGCTTAACGGAAAAGATCTTTCGTATAACAATTTAGTAGATATCGATGCTGCAGTCGCACTTATTGATGAGTTTGAAGAGCCCACTTTTGCTATATTAAAACACACAAATGCCTGCGGGATAGCCAGCAGGGACAATCTTTTAGATGCATGGAAAGATGCGCTCGCATGCGATCCTGTTTCAGCATTCGGAGGGGTATTAATCTGTAACGGAACAATAGATAAAGAGACCGCTGAAGAAATTAATAAGTTATTTTTTGAAGTGTTAATTGCCCCAGCTTTTAATGAAGAGGCCCTTCGAATACTCATGGGCAAAAAGAACCGCATATTATTGCAGAGAAATCATGTCAAATTGCCGAAAACTCAGTTCAAGACCTTATTAAATGGTATCATTGAACAGGATAAAGATTCGGTTATTGAGCATAAGGAACTTATGTCGACCGTAACAGACAGGATACCGTCTGAAGAAGATTATGCAAATATGTTCTTTGCAAATAAAGTTGTAAAACACACAAAATCGAACACGATTGTCTTCGCGAAAAACAATCAATTATTAGCAAGTGGTGTAGGCCAAACCTCTCGTGTTGACGCATTAAAACAAGCTATCGAAAAGGCTAAATCATTTGGGTTTGATTTACACGGAGCGGCGATGGCCTCTGATGCTTTCTTCCCTTTTCCAGATTGTGTAGAAATTGCTGCTGATGCAGGTATTATGGCTGTCCTACAACCTGGCGGTTCCATTAAAGATAAAGAATCCATTGATATGGCGAACAAAAAAGGTATAGCCATGGTTACTACCGGAATCAGACATTTCAAGCATTGA
- a CDS encoding serine hydrolase, with protein MKYIILALLTCFTCLRLTCFAQEEKSEKTIENFKRYFNAKQTDSIYNQWSGQAKGITSKQVFDSLLQKQLYTLGTIDSSVFLKRENGLDHYRLNFKDDSLKLILGTDSNNFIETLLFQPYEKNEAVISAQTVDSTDLPPTTDSLNTLTKAIPETITERSIDDLVDSLALKYITLPNTSGLAIGIINKGKTGYYYYGETTQGNKQLPDHETLFEIGSISKTFTATLLANAVLKESVSLDDPILNFLPDSIVTNETLKDVTFRNLATHTSGLPKMPNNFHPVDELDPYKDYNRRDLFSFLKNYTLKNKADSVYTYSNLGYGIIGELLAYKNRTSYNEMVRDIICKPLDLPNTTEFPESKNQEHFIPTYNKDGQLTPHWHFLAFSGAGSLKSTAPDLLKYAEANINPPNNAIGKAILLTQKPFWLASETLDLGLAWHITIDNFQEIFWHNGSTFGSSSFIAFSPEKKVAIIVLANAAQSVDDIGLLIIKKLMKIIP; from the coding sequence TGAAAATTTTAAACGCTATTTCAATGCAAAACAAACAGACTCTATATATAATCAGTGGTCAGGCCAAGCCAAAGGTATTACCAGTAAGCAAGTTTTTGATTCCCTATTGCAAAAACAACTTTATACCTTAGGTACAATCGATTCTTCAGTATTTCTGAAACGGGAAAATGGTCTTGATCATTATAGGTTAAATTTCAAAGACGATAGCTTAAAGTTAATATTAGGTACTGATTCCAATAATTTTATCGAAACCCTTTTGTTTCAACCATACGAAAAAAATGAAGCAGTAATATCGGCCCAAACAGTTGATAGCACGGATCTCCCTCCTACTACTGATTCATTGAATACACTTACAAAAGCGATTCCCGAAACCATCACAGAACGTTCTATTGATGACTTGGTGGATTCATTGGCGTTAAAATACATCACCCTTCCAAATACAAGCGGACTAGCGATTGGCATTATCAATAAGGGAAAAACCGGCTATTATTATTACGGAGAAACAACCCAGGGCAACAAACAACTTCCAGATCACGAAACATTGTTTGAGATCGGTTCTATCAGCAAAACATTCACCGCTACTTTACTGGCCAATGCGGTGCTAAAGGAATCCGTAAGCTTAGATGATCCGATACTGAATTTTCTACCCGACTCCATAGTCACAAATGAAACGCTTAAAGACGTTACCTTCCGAAACCTGGCGACGCATACTTCAGGTTTACCTAAAATGCCAAACAACTTTCACCCTGTCGACGAACTCGACCCCTACAAAGACTATAACCGCAGAGATCTTTTTTCTTTCTTGAAAAATTATACACTTAAAAATAAAGCGGATTCCGTCTATACGTACAGTAACCTTGGGTATGGCATAATTGGAGAGCTTTTAGCTTATAAAAATAGAACATCGTATAATGAAATGGTCCGAGACATCATATGTAAACCGTTAGACTTACCTAACACTACAGAGTTCCCAGAAAGCAAAAATCAGGAACATTTCATCCCCACATATAACAAAGATGGTCAGCTAACTCCTCATTGGCATTTTCTGGCATTTAGTGGGGCAGGCTCCTTAAAATCAACGGCACCTGACCTGCTCAAATATGCCGAAGCAAATATAAACCCTCCGAACAATGCGATAGGTAAGGCGATCCTTTTAACACAAAAACCTTTTTGGTTAGCTTCGGAGACTTTAGATCTGGGCCTAGCTTGGCATATCACGATAGACAACTTTCAGGAAATCTTTTGGCATAATGGAAGCACCTTCGGTAGTAGCAGTTTCATAGCCTTTTCCCCTGAAAAAAAAGTGGCAATAATTGTGCTTGCGAACGCTGCACAATCTGTTGATGACATTGGTCTCTTAATTATCAAGAAATTAATGAAAATAATTCCGTAA
- the mrdA gene encoding penicillin-binding protein 2 yields MNSFFERKYVIQGIFITAALLLALRLFYLQIIDDSYLLSANNNVLRKVVIYPARGVILDRTGKILVQNEPVYDLMVTPREVKSFDTLALCELIGVDKEGFDKRFQKAVNFSPYRASVFEKQLSAQIYARLQEKLYQFRGFYVQNRTVRSYPDSVAAQFLGYINEVTPKDIERSNNFYRPGDYIGVSGVERAYEDLLRGQRGVQNLMVDAFNRPKGHFMDGKYDTLAVAGEGLVSSLDLELQKLAEKLMKNKRGSVVAIEPSTGEILAFSSTPSYDPNMMVGRERGNNYMKLLNDPNKPMFIRPIQAQYPPGSVFKVVSALVSQQAGMIEQQTRYHCPGGYSYGGGRGFMRCTHVHGTIDLPAAIQGSCNTYFGHIYARMLDQRKMRASSAYTLWREAIMKFGIAQELGVDLPNEKKGLLPTADYYSKRYGNEKWGSGYNISNSIGQGEVEITTLQMANIMAIVANRGYYYRPHLIKSIGEEKVVKKEFTEKISVDIDEKYFEPVVEGMSRVVKYNTNIRIPDIEMCGKTGTAQNPHGKHHSVFFAFAPRVNPKIAIAVFVENVGYGATYAAPIASMMVEKYLKDTISMSKATQERVLKESNLIEPEPPKEETEQVVGTSAPFPSAAENRVTYIRHKERKFQSKER; encoded by the coding sequence ATGAACAGCTTTTTTGAAAGAAAATATGTTATTCAGGGGATATTTATAACCGCGGCTTTGCTTTTGGCATTACGACTTTTTTACCTACAGATTATCGATGATTCATATTTACTTTCGGCGAATAACAACGTATTGAGGAAAGTTGTAATTTACCCGGCCAGAGGTGTGATTTTAGATAGAACAGGTAAAATATTAGTGCAAAACGAGCCAGTATACGACCTCATGGTTACACCGAGAGAAGTAAAAAGCTTTGACACGTTAGCACTTTGCGAGCTGATCGGCGTTGACAAAGAGGGTTTCGATAAACGTTTCCAAAAAGCGGTAAATTTCTCACCTTATAGAGCCTCCGTATTCGAAAAGCAGCTCTCTGCACAAATCTATGCCCGCCTACAGGAAAAACTCTATCAATTTCGCGGTTTCTATGTACAAAACAGAACTGTTCGAAGTTATCCGGATTCAGTAGCAGCTCAATTTTTAGGATATATTAATGAAGTAACACCAAAAGACATTGAACGCTCGAATAACTTTTACCGACCGGGAGATTATATTGGAGTAAGTGGTGTGGAACGCGCCTACGAAGACCTGTTAAGGGGTCAACGAGGAGTCCAGAACCTGATGGTTGACGCCTTCAATCGCCCTAAAGGGCATTTTATGGATGGTAAATATGACACCCTGGCCGTAGCTGGGGAAGGATTAGTATCATCTCTTGACTTAGAGTTACAGAAACTCGCAGAAAAACTAATGAAAAATAAACGAGGCTCTGTGGTAGCCATCGAGCCATCAACTGGTGAAATTTTAGCTTTTTCGAGCACCCCAAGCTACGATCCAAACATGATGGTAGGAAGGGAACGCGGAAACAACTATATGAAATTATTGAACGACCCGAATAAACCCATGTTTATTCGGCCAATACAAGCGCAGTATCCCCCAGGCTCCGTTTTCAAAGTAGTCAGCGCATTAGTTAGTCAGCAAGCCGGCATGATCGAACAACAGACACGTTATCATTGTCCCGGAGGATATAGTTATGGAGGAGGAAGAGGCTTTATGCGCTGTACTCATGTTCATGGAACAATAGATCTCCCTGCTGCTATTCAAGGCTCTTGCAACACTTATTTTGGACATATCTATGCGCGCATGTTAGATCAACGGAAGATGAGGGCATCCAGTGCTTATACGTTATGGCGCGAAGCTATTATGAAATTTGGTATTGCTCAGGAACTCGGCGTAGATCTACCTAACGAAAAAAAAGGTCTTCTCCCAACGGCCGATTACTACTCCAAACGTTACGGTAACGAAAAGTGGGGTTCTGGCTACAATATCTCCAACTCCATTGGGCAGGGAGAAGTAGAAATCACTACACTTCAAATGGCCAATATCATGGCAATTGTAGCTAATCGTGGTTATTATTACCGTCCACATCTTATAAAATCTATAGGAGAAGAAAAAGTAGTAAAAAAAGAATTTACAGAAAAGATTTCTGTTGATATTGATGAAAAATATTTTGAGCCTGTTGTAGAGGGTATGAGTAGGGTAGTCAAATACAACACTAATATTCGCATACCAGATATTGAAATGTGTGGAAAAACCGGTACCGCACAAAATCCGCACGGAAAACACCATTCGGTATTCTTTGCTTTTGCCCCACGGGTGAATCCGAAAATAGCGATCGCAGTATTTGTTGAAAATGTTGGATATGGTGCCACCTATGCTGCTCCTATAGCTAGCATGATGGTGGAAAAATACTTAAAAGACACCATCAGCATGTCAAAAGCAACACAAGAACGTGTATTGAAAGAAAGCAACCTGATAGAACCTGAACCCCCTAAAGAAGAAACTGAACAAGTGGTAGGCACCTCTGCTCCATTTCCGTCTGCTGCGGAGAACAGGGTTACCTATATTAGACATAAGGAAAGGAAATTTCAAAGCAAAGAACGATAA